From the Bacteroidota bacterium genome, one window contains:
- a CDS encoding TrmH family RNA methyltransferase — MISKAQIKIIQSLYQKKYRKQHNLFIVEGVKLTNELILSELNIHSIFATNEWISQNTNNETLKEFHYNINEISDEELKKISSLKTPNQVLALAQINDGIFDNKEENILLLDSIRNPGNLGTIIRIADWYNIKQIICSPDCVDVYNPKVV, encoded by the coding sequence ATGATTTCAAAAGCACAAATAAAAATAATTCAATCTCTTTATCAAAAAAAATACCGAAAACAGCATAATCTGTTCATTGTTGAGGGTGTAAAATTAACAAATGAATTGATATTATCAGAATTAAATATTCATTCAATTTTTGCAACCAATGAATGGATTTCTCAAAACACTAACAACGAGACACTTAAGGAATTTCATTACAATATCAATGAGATAAGTGATGAGGAATTGAAAAAAATAAGTTCATTAAAAACGCCTAATCAGGTTCTTGCGTTAGCACAAATAAATGATGGAATTTTTGACAACAAAGAGGAAAATATTTTACTTCTTGATTCAATACGAAATCCGGGAAATTTAGGAACAATAATTCGTATTGCCGACTGGTACAATATCAAGCAAATAATTTGTTCACCCGATTGTGTAGATGTTTATAATCCTAAAGTAGT